The Urbifossiella limnaea nucleotide sequence GCCGTCGAGGGGTTGAAGGCCGGGCGGTCGGCGGCCCGCGAGCTGCCGCCGGTGCGGCCCGTGCCGGACGCCGACGTCGAGGCCGCCCTCCCCTTCCTGTCGCTACCTCTGCAAGCGCTGGTCCGGGTCCAGCGCCTCACCGGGATGCGGCCCGGGGAAGCGGCCCGGATGCGAGCCGGCGATCTCGACACGGCGGGCGAGCTCTGGACTTACCGCCCGCGGCGGCACAAAACGTCGTGGCGGGGGAGGGAGCGGCTCGTGCTCGTCGGGCCGAAGGCTCAGGCGGTGCTACGCGACGTGCTCCCGTCCGACCCCGAGGCCTACGTGTTCAGCCCGAAGGCCGGCCGCGAGGCGTGGTACGCGGCGCGGCGGGCGGCCCGGAAGTCGAAGGTGCCGCCCAGCCAGGCGTGCCGACGGAAGGCCGCCCCGAAGCGCCAGCCGGGGGCGTTCTACACCCGCCACGCGTACGCGGCGGCGGTCGCCCGGGCGTGCGGGAAGGCGGGCGTGACCAGGTGGCACCCCAACCAACTCCGACACACCCGGGCGACCGAAGTCCGCGGGACGTTCGGCCTCGAGGCGGCTCAGGTCGTACTCGGACACGCAAAGCTGAGCGTGACCGAGGTGTATGCCGCGCGCGACGCGGCGCTGGCCGCACAAGTCGCGGCCGCAACGGGGTGACTGAGTCCTACCACTGACCGCGAGTGTCAAGTACCGCCATGTCACCACTGACGAACGCGGCGGGGGGGCGAGCTATCCCGCTCGACCCGCCCGTCCATCCCGCCCTGCCGCGCGAATTAGAAGCCCTCCCCCCGCACATCCGAAAGCGGCCGGAAAGTCCGTGGCGGCGGTCCGTTGAGGACGCGTGGGACTTAATATGCCAGCTCGTTCAGGCCACGCGCCTCGCACAGTCGCTGTACACTTGCGTCCTGAAAGGTCAGATACTCGCGGACGCCGATGTGAAATTTATCGACGACCAATACAGTGACACTTGTCTGAACGAATGGAACCGCGTCCTCCGACACCTTGCGGGGGTTCGGATCCGGCAGCGTCATGCGACGGCAGCCTCTCCACCCGGCCAGTTCCCCGTAACCGACCTCGTTCTCGCGAATTTGAGTGTTTACAAGCTTTGTACCGATCCTGTCGCCGGGCTTCGGAGTATCGACATTCCGGTCAACAGTCTGCCGCTCCCGAGTGGGGTGAATGTTCCGGCTGAAGATCAGGAAGATCAGTGCTTGGAGTCGGGATGGGACCCGGCGCAAGGCGTTTACCCGCTGGTTTTACAAACTCCGGCCGATTGGACGGCGGCTCTGGAACAGGAACCCGGTGCATTCGACCCCCTGTGCAAGTGCTTCCGCACGGACTCCATGCGCCTTCTACTGGCGGCAACCCAATTACGCAACGAGCTGCGGCTAACACCATCGCGATTGATTCCCTCGCCTGTCGAAACAGTCCTCCCCGCCGGCGCAGCACTCGCCGCGGGGCTCTCGCCCGGGGACGCACCTTTGCCCGGGCCTGGCGTAACCTCCGGCGCCGAACGGCCGACGGCTCCCGAGGAGGTTGAAGCGGAAACCCAGCTGTTGAAGGTGGGTGATACCGATACAGTGCGTGGGCGAGCGGCCGTTTCCATCGGGGGAAGACACGTGGCGGAGGTGAGTGAGCAGCAAGCCGAGTTTCTCCGCCTCCTACTTGACGCCGGGGACGATTACCAGGAAATTGCCTCGCTTCAGCGAGGAAACGACGTGATTCAAGGCGCCCATTCGACTCGGATGCACAGAACCTTGCCCCCGCCGATCCGGGATTGCCTCGAGCGGAGGGGTGACAGGGGGCCGTGGCGAGTCAAATCCGTTTACCGCCCCCGTCACTGACACCGAAGCGGTTCGGGGCTCCGCCCGACAGAATCGAGATCCCCGCGATTCCCGGCTGGGCCGGCGGTCGAGGTCGGTCACTTCTGAAGCGAGTCGGCGGGGCGGCTCGCACTGTCACATCCGCCCCGCGCCCGGGCCACCGGATCGCGTCGTACGCCCCGGCACGACGCCGTATTGCTTCCGGCCGGCCGGGCCGTGACATCGCTGTCAATGAATTGACACAATTCGTCATTTGATTGACGACCTAGCCGCGCCAAGAATTTCGTCCGCTGGGCGAGCATCGTGCACGCCCGTGCGGAGGCGTGCGGTGATCGACATCCGCTCCGAATCTCTTCTCTCGCTCGCGGCGGCCGGTCGCCACCTGGCCGCGATCCAGGGCGGCCGGCCACCCCGGCCCTCGACCTTCTACCGCTGGGCGACCCGCGGCCTCCGCGGCCACCGGCTGGAGGTCATTCGCTGCGGGGGCCGCGTCGCGACCTCGGTGGAAGCGCTGCAGCGGTTCTTCGACGCCTTGACGGCCGCGGCGCCCGCGCCCCCGATTCACCCCCCCGCCGCGACTCCCGACGCGACGCTGTCCGAACTTGACCGGCTCGGGATCTGACCCGTCGGGGCTCACCCGCTTGGACAAACTCAACCTAGAGGATCTCATGACCGTCCACGCCACTACGACCGCCGCCGCCGCACTGCCGCCGCCGCCCGACCCGTTCGACGTGACCCGGCTGGCGCTCCCCGACGACTCCGACGCCGACCTCGGCGTGCGGGAGCTGCTGGTGTCCGTGCCGTTCCGGAAGCCGAGCAAGGAACAGTTCTTCCGGGTCCACCCGGACCCCGCCTACCGGTGCGTCGGCGGGCTGATCGAGCTGAAGGACGACGACGCGGAGTCGTTCTGGGTGGACCGGTCCCTCTGGCCCGCGCTGGCCGACGAGCCGACGTTCACCCGCCGGCAGGTGGTGACGGCCGTCACGCGCGGCGGTCTGGTGTTCGTGTGGGGGCTGCGGATGCCTGGCCCCGACGGGAAGATTCCGGACTGGGTGAGCATCCCCCAGGAGGCGGCGCGGGTGGCGGCCGGGCAATGGACGAAACTCTACTGGGATCAGACGCAGAGGCGCCACCGGATCAGGGTGTCCGAGCACATGACCGACGCGCCGACCTGGCCCGAGCTCCCGTTCCCGGAGTTGCTCCGCCTGGCGTTCAAGGACCGCACCGTGACGAGCCTCGAGCACCCCGTGCTCAAGAAACTCCGGGGGGAGGTCTGAGCCGACAGACCCGTACCGCTGTTTTCCACGGTTTGACCCGGGTGCGAGGCGGGGTTGGTGCCGAGCGACTTGCCACGGCCCCCCCTCCGACAGCTTGGGACCGGAACCGGTGCGGAGGCGGAATCCATGTACGCAGCCACGGCCCGGAGAGTGACCATGAAGTCGATCACGTTCAACGAGACGACGTATACGTGCCCGTTCCTCGACGTGATGCCCCCTCTGGCCGCCGAGGAGCGGGCCGAGCTGAAAGCCGACATCGCTTCCAACGGGATCACCTACCCCGTGATCGTCACCGAGGAGCACGAGGTGATCGACGGGCATAACCGGCTGGAGATCGCCACCGAGCTTGGACTGACTGCCGTGCCCGTGACGGTGCTCACCGGGTTGTCCGGGGCCCAGAAGCGGGTGCGAGCGGTAGACCTGAACCTCCACCGCCGCCACCTGACCCGCGACCGGAAGCGTGAGGTGATCGCCCACCGGCTGAGGAACGACCCGGGCCGCTCGAATCGGGACATCGCCGCGGAGGTGAAAGCGGACGGGAAGACCGTCGCCGCCGTGCGGGGCGCCCTGGAGGCTACTGCGGAAATTCCGCGGTTGGCCGCGACCCGCGGCCGGGACGGGAAAACGCGGTCGCGGCCCGGGCCGCAGGCGCGCGACATCGCGGCCGCGGCCCGCAAGCACAAGGCCGAGGAAGCGGCCCCGGCGGCGGCGGCCCGACCCCACGCCGAGAATCCCGGCGCGGGGGCGGCCCGCTGGTCGGAGTTGCAGGACATCGCCCGGAGCGCGATGACGTGGGTGGCGGCGCTGTCGCGGCTGGGCCGTGCGAGAGCGGCCGACCGCGACCCCGGCAGGGTGAGCGGCGCGGCGGACCGGCTGCAGCGGGTCGTGGACGAACTGCGGCTGTTTGTGGACCGTTACACGGCCGGCACCGCGGCACCCGCACCCCCCGGCGGCGGCACGACGCAGACGCCCACCACCGGGGCGGCGGAGAAAACCCGAGGGGAGGTCTGACGGGTGGACGCACTCTGCTGCTTCCGCGAGGTGTGGTGCGCGGACTTCGAGTTCCACGCCCCGCCCGGCCACCGGCCGGCACCGCTGTGCGTCTGCGCCCGGGAACTCCGGTCCGGCCGGGCGGTCCGGGTGTGGCTCACCGACGACGCGCCGGCCGCGCCGCCGTTCCCCACCAACGCCGGGGCGGTGTTCGTCGCGTACTACGCAAGCGCCGAACTCGGGTGCTTCCTGGCGCTGGGCTGGCCGCTCCCGGCCCGGGTGCTCGACCTGTACGCCGAGTTCCGGCTCCTGACGAACGGCGCCCCGACCCCCCACGGGTCCGGGCTGCTCGGGGCGCTGGCTCACTTCCGGCTCGACGGGCTGGCGGCGGGCGAGAAGGACGAGCTGCGGGCGCTGGCGATCCGCGGCGGGCCGTTCACCCCTGCCGAGCAAGCCGCGCTGCTCGACTACTGCGAGGCGGACGTGGACGCGCTGGCTCGACTCCTTCCGCGGATGGCCCCGCGGCTCGACCTCCCGCGGGCGCTGCTCCGCGGCCGGTACATGACCGCCGCCGCGCGGATGGAGTGGGCCGGGGTTCCGATCGACGCGGCGGCGCTGGCCGCACTCCGCGAACACTGGGGCGGGATCAAGGACCGACTCGTCCGCGCGGTCGATACCGACTACCGGGTGTTCGCCCCGACCGGCCGCCGGCTCGACCCGGCCAGCCGGTTCGGCGCCTCGGTCATCGACGCGGCCCGCCAGTGGGGGCTCGACCCGGACGCCTTGGCCGCCGCCGCCGCCGACCACCACCGGGAGGAGGTCGAGTCGACCGCCGGCCGGCTGGCCGCGGTCCGCGCCGCTCGCTCCGCCACCGGGCTCACATCGGCGCGGGTCGGCCGGCTGCTCGACGCCGGGCGCGACTACCTCGACGTGCCGGGGCTCGACGTGGCGGCGCGAGAACTCGCCGGCGAGCTGCCCGCCCTCGGCATCGGCCCCGGGTACGACCCGGATGGAGTAGACGACGACTACACGCCGAAGCTCTGGGGCGTGCTGACCGAACCCGACCCGGCCCCCCGCCCGCGGCACGACCCGGGGCTGATCCGCGACGCGGCGGACCGACTCGGTCCCCGCGACGGCACCGAACGGCCGCCCGGTCCACTGTCGTTCTCGGCCGACCGGTGGGCGCGGTATCTCGCGCGGCACCGCATCCCCTGGCCCCGGCTCCCGTCCGGGGCGCTCGACTTGAAGGACGACACGTTCCGCGAGATGGCGAAGCGGTTTCCTGCTGAGGTCGGACCGATCCGCGACCTCCGGCACGCCCTCGGCGAGTTCCGGCTCAACGAGTTGGCCGTCGGCCCCGACGGGCGGAACCGGTGCCTCCTGTCCGCGTTCCGCTCCCGGACCGGGCGGAACCAGCCTTCGAACTCGGCGTTCATCTTTGGCCCGGCCGCGTGGCTGCGGTCTCTGATCCGACCCGGCCCGGGGCGGGCTGTGGTGTACGTCGATTGGTCGCAACAGGAACTCGCCATCGCCGCGGCGCTGTCGGCCGACCCGCGGATGATGGAGGCGTACCAGAGCGGCGACTTCTACACGACGTTCGCCCGGATGGCCGGCGCGATCCCGGCGGACGCCACGAAGCACACCCACCCGGCCGAGCGGGAGGCGTTCAAGGTGGTGAGCCTCGGCGTCCTCTACGGGCTGTCGGCTGAGGGGCTGGCCCGGCGACTCGGCGCCCCCCGCGGCCGCGGGGTCGAGCTGCTCGAGCTCCACCGCCGGACGTTCCGCCGGTTCTGGGAGTGGTCGGATTCGCTCGAGGAGCGGGCACTCCTCACCGGCCGGCTGCGGACCCGGTTCGGGTGGGCGATCAGCGTTCCCGGCGGGCTCGACCCGGTCTCCGGCCGCCCGCTCGCCAACCCCCGGAGTCTGCGCAACTGGCCGATGCAGGCGCACGGCGCGGAGATGATGCGGCTGGCCGCGTGTCTGGCCACCGAGCGCGGGCTGGCGGTGTGCTGCCCGGTTCACGACGCCTTCCTGATCGAGGCGCCGGCCGACCGGGCCGAGGAGGAAACGGAGCGGATGCGCGACGCCATGCGGGAGGCGTCCGAGCTCGTCCTCCCCGGCTTCCCGCTGCGGACGGACGCGAAGATCGTGCGGCACCCCGACCGGTGGACGGACCCGCGCGGGGCGCGGACGTGGGGGCTGGTGTACGGGCTCCTGGCCGAGCTCGGCGTGGACCCGACCCGTACCACCGGTGACACCGGACCCGTACCACCGGCGGCACCCCCGCCCAGTGTTATTTCTGAGTTCTCTTGTCTTCCCCTGTAGGAGGCGGAGGAATGACCGATGCCCGACCCGTTCGACCCGGCCCGGCTCGACCCGGCCGACTTCCCGCCGCCCACCACGCCGCCGCGCCCGCGGCCCGGGGTGAAGTTCCTCCGCGGGCCGATCCCGATGGACTGGCTGACGGCGGCCGCGGCGCTCCCCGGTCGCGCGCTGGCGGTGGGGCTGGTGGTCTGGTTCCTGGCCGGGTGCGAACGGCGGCGGACGGTCGCCGCGACCCTCAGCCGGCTGGCGGCACTCGGCGCCGGGACGCGGGCGGCGGCGCGGCGGGGGCTGGCGGCGCTGGAGGCGGCCGGGCTGGTGGCGGTGGAGCGGCACCCCGGCCGGTCGCCGGTGGTGACGATCCTCGACGCGCCGGGCTGAACGACCGGCAACGGCGGTTCGTGGCCGAGTACCTCACCGACCCGAACGCGGCCCGCGCCTACCGCACCGCCTACGCGCCGCCCGCACCCGCCACCGCGGCGGCGAACGGCTCGCGGCTGCTGAGCAATGTCGGGGTCCCTAGGGGAGTGGCGGACGGTCACGCCACTTGTCGCGGCTGGCGGTGGCGACCCGACGGCGCGTCTTGGAGGAGATCGCCGCGGTCACGTTCTCCGACCTGTCGGACCTGTTCGACACAGCCGGTCCCGGGCTCCGGCTGCTGCCGATGGGCCGGATCCGCCCACTGCCCGCAGGACCGGCCACCCGTCCGGGTGCGGGTCGAGCCGAACGGGACGGCCTGGGATCTCGAAGTGATGTTCCGCAACAACGGGCGGCGCTGCCCTCCTGGCCAAGCTGCTTGGTATGAAACCACGGCGCGCCGCCCGCCACATACCGCATCGAAAGGCGAAGGCATGACGACCGAGCGCAGGCTGGCGGCGCACAAGACGGACGCGGCCCCGAGTGCCGCCAGGCCGGACCGCTGGACCACTGACGGCCGTGCCGACTCGCTCGACCGGTGGGCGGCCGACCCGCTTTTCGCCCTCTGACGCCCTGGGCCGCCCCGCCGCCGCACCAGCGCCGGCGGCCGAATCTCGTTGCGGCACGGGACCACCCGCCGTCGCGACGCGGAAATTCCACCGCCGGCTGGCGGACTCGGGCGGGGATGGTGCACACTCGTTGGGGTCACCCGGGGAGGAACGAGGATGGCGATCGTGACGGTACCGCACGAGAGGGGTCCGACGGCGGTGGTGCTCTGCGACGCCTGCGACCGGCTGATCGGGGACGCGGCCGACGGGGTGGCGGTGTACGAGCAGAACGGGCCGTACGGCGACGTCGGCCGGGTCCGGCACGCTCACCGCGCCGGCCGGTGTCTGGCCGTCGTGGGGCGGGGGCTGGTGGGCCCGGACGGGCCGCCGGCCGTTCACGCGCTGGACGTCCACCTGGCTGTCCTGGCGTTCAACCACGCGCTCCACCCCGAGGACCTCGGCCCGGTGCTGGACCGCGAGTTCCGGGCGCCCGGGAGCGGGTCGAATCCGACGGCCGGTGACGACCCGGGGCGTTCTGGGGAGTGAGACCGAGACCCCGGGCGCCGAACGCTTCCGCTACGGCGGCGCCTCCGGGTCCTCCGTCCGGGGTTAACCGGACAATGTGACGCCGCGGGGGTGGTTCGGGCCCGCGCCGGAGTCACGCTGCACTGGCCGTGGCCGTATCTCGGCGGTGGAGGCCGTTCTTCCGGCCCTCAGCGCCGGAGGCCGAGAGCCAGCCGGACGAGGCCAGCGTGCCACGGCCGCAGGGGGAGCCGACTCGTTGGGCCAGCGTGCCACGGCCGCCGGGGGAGCCGACTCGTTGGGCCAGCGTGCCACGGCCGCCGGGGGAGCCGACTCGTTGGGTTCGTTTCGCCGACTCCGCCCGTACCTCGTACACGCCGCGGACTGTTGCGTTCTCCAAAAGTGCGTCGAGTCCCGCCCAGTCTGCCGTCGGAAACGCCAGATCCGGGCAGATCGACGCCGTTCTGCTGACCGTAACCACCCCGCCGCGTCGGTGCCGCTCGCGGTGTTCGGCGGTGGGTTCGTTTCGCGAAGTCCACGCGGTCACCAACCGGGTGCAGGTGCGGCCGTCCGACCGGCCGTGGTACACTCGCCGTCACTCCAGGAGCCCGCCATGGTGTCCCCCGCCCGCCTCGCCGCCAACCGCGCCAACGCCCGCCGGTCGACCGGCCCCCGCACCCCCGCCGGCAAGGCCGCGTCCGCCCGCAACGCCGTCCGCCACGGCCTGTACGCCGCCGCCGCCCTGCTCCCCGCCCTCGGCGAGACGGCCGCGGACTGGGACGACTTCCGGGCGGCGGTGGCCCGGTCCCTCCGGCCCGAGGGCGCCGCCGAGGCGGCGACGGCCGAGCGGGTGGCGTGGGTGCTGTACCGCCAGCGGCGGCTCGCGGCCCTGGCGACCGGCCCCGCCCCGGCGGCGCTGCCCCCCGACCCGGACACGATCACCGGCGAGGGGGTTGATCACTTCATCCCGGTCAGCCCGGCCGCCCCGCCGGCCGCGCGACTGGTCCACGCCCGCGCCGCACTCGCGGGGCAGCGGGCGGCGGCCGCCGCCGACCGGGCGGTGGCGGCCGCCCTGGCCGGGGCGGACGTCGAGCTCACCCTCGGGGCGGTGGTGACGGCGACCCGGGAGGCGGGCGAGTTGCTCGGCTGGCGGATCCAGCAGAAGCCGGACCCGTGGGTCGGGGTGCTCGCCGGGCTGGGGGTCGAGGTGGCCACGCCCATCGCGGCCGAGTGGACGGCGGACCTGCTGCGCCGGGTAGTCGGCCGGGCCGGCGGGTGCGAGGGCCGCGACCCGCCGGTGTTCCTGGCCGACGTGCGGGCCGCGGTCCTGGCCGGCACCGAGGCCCGCGGCGGGAGGGTCCGCGGCCTGGAGGCGACGGAGGCGGCGCTCGTGGCCGAACTGCGGACGGCACGGGGGCGGGCCGTGGCGGACGCGCTGCTGGCCGCCGGCGGGCTCGGGGAGCGGGCGGACCGGGCCGAGGCCCACCTGTCGCGGGAACTCGACCGGGCCCTCGCCCAGCTCGCCCGGCTCCGGGGCCTGCGGCCACAGCCGACGCACCCGCGGCCGAGCCACCCGGTCGAGGACGTCGGGTTCGTGTTGCGGCGGGCCGGACTGGTGGGTTGAGGCAATGAAGCGTCCGGGCGGGCGGGGTTCCGAAGCGCGGTGGTCGTCGCGGGTCGCGTCCGGCCGCAATGCCGAGATGGGCGCCTGCGCGGGTGAACCCCGATTTCCGGCGCGTCAACGCCTCGGGCAGTCAGGTGCGGCAACCCTTCAGTCGACACGCCACCCGACGGCTTGCCTGGCCGAACCCATGAGGCGCGGGGGTCGCCACCGAGCGGCCGATCGTCCTGGCTCCGCTCCGCCCCGGGTCGAGGAGAGCGGCGCGAGGCGGGGCATCGGTCGATCGCCGAATATCGGCGTCGGCCGGTCGGCGTGTGCGGCAACGGTGACGGCAGTTGATCGTCGACGGGGTTGTGGTAGTTGTGAAGTGTCGACGGGCCGCACCCCCCGCCCTCCCCACTCTCGCCCGCGACCGATCTTCCGGCCGTCGATTCGCGGGGAGCGCCGCTGCGCGGCACGCCAAAACCATTTCCGGAGTGCCTCCCTACCTAGGCGGTGTCACCCGTGCGGTGTGCGCTCAGTCGCCGGCGCCCGGCCGCCGTGTGCATTCTGGCGATTTTCGGAGTGACAGGCGAAGCGGACGAGGGCACCCGGCCCATTTCGTCCTATTCTCGTATCGGCTTTCGCTTCTGACATTGTTTCGCGGTGTCGGGCGTGTTCTCATTGCTCGTCTGCGGCGAGCGGCAGGGAGGTCGGTCTACTCCCCTGCACACAACCGATCGGGCACCCCCGGTACCCGTCCGTCACCGCCGAACCCACTGGAGGGCGACCCGGCACGGCCCGAACGTCACCACACTTCGCATGACCTTTTACGCCCACTCCGCCCGGGACACGGCCGGCCGCCCGGCCCCGGCCCTGTTCCAGCTTCTCGCCGAACACCTCCGAAGCGTGGCCGCGGCGGCACGGGCCCGGGCGGTCGCGACCCGCATGCCCGGCCTCGCCGCCCACGCCGCCGCCGCCGGGCTACTCCACGACCTGGGCAAGTACCGGCCCGGCTTCCAGCGCTACATCCACCCGGACTACCCCGACCCGCCGCTGCCGGACCGGCTCCACAAGGAGGCCGGCGCGGCGCGGGCGGCGGCGGCGAAGTGCGGGGCCGTTGCGTTCGCCATTTTCGGGCACCACGGTGGCCTGCCGGACCTGGCGGACCTGCAATCCGGCTTCAAGTCGCCGGCCGCCGACTGGCAGGCGGTGTGGGCCGCCGCCGTCGCCGACCTGCCGGACCTCGCGACCGCGCTCGACGGGCTGCCGCCGGTGCCGCGCGAGTTCGCCGCCGACCTGTTCGCCCGCGTGCTGTTCGCCTGCCTCGTCGATGCCGACTGGGCCGACACGACCCGCCACGAGCAGCAGACGAAGGGCTACTCAGCCGACCCGGCTCCGCCGCCGCTCGCACCCGAGAAGAGGTGGAAGCACGTCGAAGCGCACCTCGCCGGCCTCGCCGCCCGGCCGCTCGAACCGCACGTCAAGGCGGCCCGCGCCACGGTTCTGGCGGCGTGTCTGGCGGCGGCTGAGAAACCGCCCGGGCTGTTCTCACTGACCGTTCCGACCGGCGGCGGCAAGACGCTCGCGGCCCTCGCGTTCGCCCTGAAGCACGCCGAGCGGAACCACCTCCGGCGGGTGATCTACGTCGCCCCGTACACGACCATCCTGGAGCAGAATGCCGACGTGATCCGCGAGGCGCTCGGCGTCAGCCGGCACGACGCGGCGGTGCTGGAGCACCACAGCCTGGCCGAGCCACCGGGCGACGCCGACACGGCGGAGACGCGGCGCGAGGCGGCCGCCCGCCGGGCCGAGAACTGGGACGCGCCGGTGGTGGTGACCACGAACGTGCAGTTCTTCGAGAGCCTGTTCAGTAACAAACCGGGCCGCTGCCGCAAGCTCCACAACGTCGCCGGCAGCGTGGTCGTGCTGGACGAGTGCCAGTCGCTGCCGCCGGGCCTGGTGGCGCCGACGTGCGGGATGCTGAAGCAGCTCACCGCCCCCGTCGGCGAGGGCGGGCTCGGCTGCACCGTCGTGCTGTGTACCGCCACGCAGCCGGCGTTCGACCACGACCTGTTGAAGGCCGACGAGCGGCTCACGGCCGAGGAGATCATCCCGGGGGACGCGAACCTGTTCACGTCGCTGAAGCGCGTGGACGTGGTGTGGCCGAAGCGCGACGACCCGAAGCTGTCGTGGGCGGAGGTGGCGGAACGGATGCGCGACGCGGGCTCGGCGCTGTGCGTGGTGAACACGAAGAAGGCGGCGCGGGCGGTGTTCGCGGAGTTGGCAGCGAAGCGTACGCCGGGGGCGTTCCACCTGTCGACGGGGATGTGCCCGCAGCACCGCCGCGAGAAGCTGGCGCAGGTGCGCGGGCTGCTGGACGCCAAGGCGCCGTGCTTCGTGGTGTCCACGCAACTGATCGAGGCCGGTGTGGACGTCGACTTCCCGTTCCTGATGCGCGAGATGGGGCCGCTGGAGTCGGTGATCCAGGCCGCCGGCCGCTGCAACCGCGAGGGAAAGCGGCCGTGGGCGGAGAGCAAGGTGGTCGTGTTCCGCAGCGCGGAAGGCACGATCCCCGGCGGGTGGTACACGGCCGGCCGCGACAAACTGGAGCAGATCATCGCGGCGAACGGCGACGGCCCGCGGGTGGACGACCCCGACACGATCACCGACTACTTCCGCCGGCTGTACTTCACGGGCGGCCCCGGGGCGCTGGACGCGCCGGGCGTCCTCGAACTGCGGCGGGCGTGGAAGTTCCGGGCCGCGGCGGAGGCGTACAAGCTCATCGACGACGCCGGGCAGCCGGTGGTGGTGCGGGCGTGGAAGTCGCACGAGGCGGAAATCGCGGCGCTGCTGGTCGAACTCGAGTCGGCGCCGCGGAAGTCTACGTACCGGGCGCTGGCGCGGTTTCAGGTGAACCTGCTGCCGTCGAAGATGGCGAAGCTGGGGCACTTGTACCACGAGGGGCCGGGCAAGGTGCTGGTCTGGGACGGCGAATACGACGAGGATGCCGGAATCGTCGAGGAAATGGCCGACGTGTTCGTCCTGTAACCGAGGAGCCGCGGATGCTACCGCCAACAGTCGCGGTGAAGGTGTGGGGCGAGTTCGCCTTGTTCACGCGCCCGGAACTGTCCGTCGAGCGCATCTCCTACCCGGTGATGACGCCGTCGGCCGCCCGCGGCGTGCTCGACGCCATCCTGTACAAGCCGCAGATGACGTGGCACGTCCGCCGCATCACCGTCCTGAAGCCGCGTTTCCCGGCCGGCTTCCCCGCGGCCGAGGCCCGACAGCACTACCGCATGATCGGCGTCCGCCGCAACGAAATCCAGGGCACCATCCCGCCGCGCACCGTCGAGGGCTGGATGAAGGCGCCCGACACGTTCGAGCCGTACCTCGTCGATTCTGCTGGCCGTGAGGGAGCACAGGGGCAGAACCGCACCCAGCGGAACAGCCGGATGCTGCACCACGTCGCCTACCAGATCGACGCCAGCCCCAAACTCACCGACCGGGCCAACCGCCCGCGCACCCGCCCCGAGGACACCGACGAGGAACACGGCCCGGACACGGTGGCGAAGTACGTCGGCATGTTCCAGCGGCGCGTCGAGAAGGGGCAGTGCTTCCACCGCCCGTACCTCGGCGTCCGCGAGTTAGCCGCGCACTTCGCCCCGCCCGACGGCAGCGAGGAACCGCTGACCGGGTGGACTGAGTCGCTCGGGTTCATGCTGTACGACCTGAAGTTCGCGGCCGACGGCACCCGCCGGCCGGGCTTCTTCGAGGCGAAGGTGACGACCGGTGATCAGCGACAGCACCGCTTCCCTCTTGGCGACAGTCAGTTCTCCGCCTGGATCGCCTGCTCCTCGGCACTCGTTACGTCGTCGCCTCGCCCGCGGTCTTCGCTCGTCGGTTCTTGGCCTGCTCGGCCCGGTAGCTCGGCACGTTCAACTCCACGATCACGCTGTGGTGTACCAATCGGTCGATCGCCGCCGCCGTCGTCATCGGATCCTTGAAGATCGACTCCCACCCCGAGAACGCCAGGTTGCTCGTCAGCAGCACGCTCCCCCGCTCGTACCGCTCCGCCAGCAGCGTGAACAGCACCTCCATCTCCTCCCGGCTCTGCTGCACGTACCCCAGGTCGTCCACCATCAGCACCGGGTATCCACCCAGACGCTTCAGCGCCTTCGGCAGCTTCAACTCCCGCTTCGCCAGCAGCAGTTCCTGGACCAGCAGGTTGCACGTCGTGAACAGCACCTTCCGCCCCGCACGCACCAGCTCCTGCGACACCGCACAACGTAAATGCGTCTTCCCCGAGCCGGGCGGCCCGAACACCAGCACGTTCTCCCGCCGGTCCACGAACCCGCCGTCGAGCAACGCCTTCGCCTGGTGCACCACCTTCGACGGCAGACGCTTCGTGTCCAGCGCCGACCAACTCTTCTCCAGCGGCAGCTTC carries:
- a CDS encoding tyrosine-type recombinase/integrase, coding for MSRRSTPPSLRRHKPSRQGVVTLGGRDHYLGHWPDGQLTPPDLIRAAYDALVAEWLAAGRPAAAAPRLTVAELILRFWDGHAVHHYRHPDGTPTSELADFRLSLRPLRRLFADLPAADFSPLKLKALRQSLIDAGLSRGVINQRVGRVRRVFRWAVSDELVPEPVYRALMAVEGLKAGRSAARELPPVRPVPDADVEAALPFLSLPLQALVRVQRLTGMRPGEAARMRAGDLDTAGELWTYRPRRHKTSWRGRERLVLVGPKAQAVLRDVLPSDPEAYVFSPKAGREAWYAARRAARKSKVPPSQACRRKAAPKRQPGAFYTRHAYAAAVARACGKAGVTRWHPNQLRHTRATEVRGTFGLEAAQVVLGHAKLSVTEVYAARDAALAAQVAAATG
- a CDS encoding DUF1580 domain-containing protein, with the translated sequence MIDIRSESLLSLAAAGRHLAAIQGGRPPRPSTFYRWATRGLRGHRLEVIRCGGRVATSVEALQRFFDALTAAAPAPPIHPPAATPDATLSELDRLGI
- a CDS encoding ParB N-terminal domain-containing protein — its product is MKSITFNETTYTCPFLDVMPPLAAEERAELKADIASNGITYPVIVTEEHEVIDGHNRLEIATELGLTAVPVTVLTGLSGAQKRVRAVDLNLHRRHLTRDRKREVIAHRLRNDPGRSNRDIAAEVKADGKTVAAVRGALEATAEIPRLAATRGRDGKTRSRPGPQARDIAAAARKHKAEEAAPAAAARPHAENPGAGAARWSELQDIARSAMTWVAALSRLGRARAADRDPGRVSGAADRLQRVVDELRLFVDRYTAGTAAPAPPGGGTTQTPTTGAAEKTRGEV
- a CDS encoding DNA polymerase, with the protein product MDALCCFREVWCADFEFHAPPGHRPAPLCVCARELRSGRAVRVWLTDDAPAAPPFPTNAGAVFVAYYASAELGCFLALGWPLPARVLDLYAEFRLLTNGAPTPHGSGLLGALAHFRLDGLAAGEKDELRALAIRGGPFTPAEQAALLDYCEADVDALARLLPRMAPRLDLPRALLRGRYMTAAARMEWAGVPIDAAALAALREHWGGIKDRLVRAVDTDYRVFAPTGRRLDPASRFGASVIDAARQWGLDPDALAAAAADHHREEVESTAGRLAAVRAARSATGLTSARVGRLLDAGRDYLDVPGLDVAARELAGELPALGIGPGYDPDGVDDDYTPKLWGVLTEPDPAPRPRHDPGLIRDAADRLGPRDGTERPPGPLSFSADRWARYLARHRIPWPRLPSGALDLKDDTFREMAKRFPAEVGPIRDLRHALGEFRLNELAVGPDGRNRCLLSAFRSRTGRNQPSNSAFIFGPAAWLRSLIRPGPGRAVVYVDWSQQELAIAAALSADPRMMEAYQSGDFYTTFARMAGAIPADATKHTHPAEREAFKVVSLGVLYGLSAEGLARRLGAPRGRGVELLELHRRTFRRFWEWSDSLEERALLTGRLRTRFGWAISVPGGLDPVSGRPLANPRSLRNWPMQAHGAEMMRLAACLATERGLAVCCPVHDAFLIEAPADRAEEETERMRDAMREASELVLPGFPLRTDAKIVRHPDRWTDPRGARTWGLVYGLLAELGVDPTRTTGDTGPVPPAAPPPSVISEFSCLPL